TGGGTCAATTAATGGCACTAAGTTTCTGCCTGTTTTCACAGAAATTGGGTCTAATGCCAAGGTCCCCAGTAAATTCTCTGGCTTTTTCATTGCTTCCTTGGCTGCCTGCTCTTCTTGTGCCGAAACAGAATCCTCTTCAACAGCACTTGCTTTATTTAGCGTGTAACCTAGAAAGCCAGCACCTACAGCAAGTGTCATAAAAGGGATAGTAGGTAAGCCAGGAACAATAGCAAAAAGGGCTAGAATTACTCCAGTAAATAAAAATACATCAGGTTTTTTAAATAACTGCCTAACAATATCTGTACCTAAACTTTCTTCAGAAGCAGCTTTTGTAATTACTAAACCAGTTGAAATTGACATCAATAAGGCTGGTATTTGACCAACAAGACCATCACCTATTGTTAATTTAGCAAAAACTTCTAACGATATACTTAATGATAGGTCTTGCTGAAATATACCAATAACAATACCACCAAGAAGATTGACAATTACAATAATAATACCTGCTACAGAGTCTCCTCTGACAAATTTATTAGCACCATCCATTGAACCAAAAAAAGTTGCTTCCTTTTGTATATCAGACCTTTTTGCTTTTGCTTCAGTAGCATCAATGAGCCCTGAATTTAAATCAGCATCAATAGACATCTGCTTTCCAGGCATCGCATCTAATGTAAATCTAGCAGCAACCTCAGCAACACGCTCCGAACCTTTAGTAATAACCATAAACTGAACAATGGTGATGATTCCAAAGGCTACT
Above is a window of Candidatus Margulisiibacteriota bacterium DNA encoding:
- a CDS encoding flagellar biosynthesis protein FlhA, with translation MASIPFAADFNFEDFFKRFPINDLGVAVLLVMVLAIMIIPMPTFMLDLLMVLNISIGIVVLLVAIFLHKPLDFASFPSIILVTTIFRLALNISSTRMILSLGSDFDGKIILAFANFVTKGNMVVGAVAFGIITIVQFMVITKGSERVAEVAARFTLDAMPGKQMSIDADLNSGLIDATEAKAKRSDIQKEATFFGSMDGANKFVRGDSVAGIIIVIVNLLGGIVIGIFQQDLSLSISLEVFAKLTIGDGLVGQIPALLMSISTGLVITKAASEESLGTDIVRQLFKKPDVFLFTGVILALFAIVPGLPTIPFMTLAVGAGFLGYTLNKASAVEEDSVSAQEEQAAKEAMKKPENLLGTLALDPISVKTGRNLVPLIDP